The genomic segment CGTCGCTGGATTCGAGTGCCTCGCGTGCGGTGAAGGAATACTCCTTGCTCTCCACAACATGGAACTTGCCCATGATGTCCGGATCATCGGCGATGAGGACGGCCTCGGCTTCAAGCTTCTCGTGGCCCAGGGTGATTTCGGTCGGGGCGAACATGCCACCCGCCTGGAAATCCTCGGTCTTCAGCGTCAGCTTCGGAGCGGTGAAGGATTCCACGTTGCCGGCATAGCCCTTGCCATCGACGTAGAAGTTGAAGTTCTTGCGGACGTTGCGCGCCATGCTTAGAAGATCTCCGAGACGTAGTTGTTGTTCATGTGCATGCGGAAGGTCAGCTGTTCACCCGGGTAGGTCGGGGTGAAGTCGAAGTCCCAGTAGAAACGGCCCTGGGCCACGCTGTCCGCTGCGTTCAGATCGGGGTCGATCCAGCAGTTGCCGCCGAGGATCGCGCCCTGGGTCTTCAAGCCGCGCAGGAAGGCATTGACGCCCTCGCGCACGTCATCGACGTAGGTCTTGCTGATGCCGCGGTCGACAGCCCACAGATGGGCGGCCTCGAGGCTGTCGGCGATGATGTCGGCGGTGCGCACCACGCACAGGAACTGCCACTTCTGGTCGCTGCTGGCGGTGCGGTTGCCCCACAGGCGGAAGCCACCTTCGCGGATGATGGTCGCCACGTTGGACTGGTTCAGCAGGTTGGCGCGGCTGGTCGCGTCGGACAGGCCGAAGTCGATGGCACGCGCGGTACCAACCACGCCGTTGAGTTCCAGGTTCGACGGCGATGCCCACCAGCCGCGTTCGTTGTCGCTGCGGGCGATGGCGCCGGCCACGGCACCGGAGGCGTAGCGGGTGACGATGGCATCACCGGACTGCACCAGCAGCGCCGGGTCGACCACGTAGACGCGCTTGGAACCGGTCAGGGCGGTGGTGCTCTTGGCGGCCTCATCGTTGCTGTTCGGGCCGTCCTTGATGATCACCGCGCGCAGCTTGTCGGCGATGCCGAGCAGCTCGGCCACGACCGGGTTGGCCAGCAGCTCGGTGTCGCGCTTTTCATGGGTGTGGGTGAAGCCCGGTACCGCCAGGATGCGCGGCTTGATGCCCACCACCGACTTGGACGCCAGCAGCGCATGCACGCCGGTGTAGGCACCGGTCTGAGCATTCACGCCGCCCAGCACGTTGGCCAGGGTGTCATTCTCGGTCGCGCCCTTTTCCACGCGGATGACGACGACGACCGCGTTGGACTGGTCGAAGATGGCGTCGAGCTGGCCCGGGAGGGTGCCGTCATCGACTTCGGTAGCGGCGTTGGCGAGCAGCTTGGCAGCCTGCGAACGCGAGGTCACCAGGACCGGGGTGTTGTACGGGAAGGCGGTCTTGTCGGCGCGGGGCGCGGTGCCCACGATGCCGATGACACTGGTCGAAGCAACAGCGATCGAGCGGGAACCACCATCGATGTTGACGACCTGCACGCCATGCAGAAATTCGGCCATGCGTTGTTTTTTCCTTGGTTGGGTGGGTGCTGCGGTCGCGAGCTGCGCCGCATGGGTACATGTTCGTATCTGGCCGCGGCTGGATTAATTGCAGCCGTGGCCTGATGTCACGCCTGCGGTTGCGGGGTGGGTGTTGCGGGATCGGCCACGATCAACCAGGCCGCGCTGGCGTCGTCATAGATGATCGGGTAGCTGCGATCGGCCGGTGGTGCCAGATCGGTCACCGTGGGCGGCAACCCGACGCCACGCGGCAGTGGAGTCGCGAAGCTGGCATCGCTCTTGTTCCACAACGGTCGTGCGCTGTAGTCCGGCAGCAGCGTCCATTCGCGGCGCCCAGCGTTCCACGCGTTGTACTGCGGTGTGGTGCCGTCCAGCCGGAACGGTTCGGAGAGCGTCACGTCCTTGGGCAGGGGCTCGCCGAGCGTGAGGCGATTGGGCACCGCCATTGCTGTGCGGGTGTCCCACAGCATGCAGTTGCGGAAGTCGGCGACCGCTTCCCAGCGCGTGCCATCATCGGCCAGGCGCAGCGTCTGGTACTCGCCGGCGGGCTGGCGGGGGGCCAGGTCGACGGTGTAGTCGGGCAGGTTCCAGCGGCCGTCGGGGGGAGGGCTGCAGACGGACCTTGCCCATGTAGGCGCGGGTGTCGGGGTCGTAGGAGTGCGCGAAGCGCGGTTCGATGGGCACGTTCATGTCCTCAGTAAGCGATGCAATAGATCATCCGCAGCCCGGCTGGCAGGTTGCGTTCGCCACCGGAGGTCTCCACCACGATGGCGTGGGTGTGGGCACCGGCGTCAGCGGCCGAGGCGGTGTGGCCGTGGTCGCCAACCTGGGCGATGGAGATGGTGTGCGAGTGGCCGCCGGCGCCGTTCATGCCGATGTTGTGGCCATGGCCGCCTGCGCCGTCGGTGGTAAAGCTGTGTGCGTGTCCACCGGCCGGGCTGGTGTTGGGCCAGGGGTTGTCGTAGTCCAGGTTGCCGCGCGAGCCGACGTGATTGTTGTAGTCGGCGCCCCACGGATAGGTGGTACCCGATTCGGCGAACGCGGTGAGATGCTGGTGGTCGCCGATCCAGGATGTACCGCCGGTATGCGCGTGATGGCCCTGCGAGTCGGTCCACGCACCGTGCGCGTGGTCACCGACCGCGCTGGCGCTGGCGCCATGCGAGTGAGCGCCGCCTGCACCTACGGAGATGGCGTGGCTATGGTTGCCTGCCGTTGCCGTGCTTGCGCTATGGGCATGGCGGATCACCTCGCCCTGGGTGAAGCTGCCGACCGCTTCGGGATTCAGCGTGTGGGTGACGACCGTGCCTTCCTGCATTGCCGGCAGGTTGAAGGTGGTTGCGCCATCGCCGGCGCCGTAGCGGGTGCCGATGGCAGCGAACAGGGCCGGGTAGCTGGCACGCGGAACAGCGGCGCCATTGCACAGCAGCATGCCGTTGGGCGCGGTGGCACCGGCGAACAGGATCACCTGGCCGGGTACGTGCACGCTGGACGGCACGCCGGTCATGTTGCGCCAATCCAGATAGTGCGTGCCGTGTCGGCCGTCAAGCAGGTCGGCATCCAGGCCCTTGTCGGCGCCTTCATCCTTCAGCGCAGCCGATTTCAGCCCCAATGCGGAGCGGAACGCGGCTTCGGTGGCGATCGACAGCAGCGTCCGCACCAACTGCGTGGGTGCGCTGGCGCCCAATCGCTTGTCGATGAACGCACGCAGCCCGCGCGGGGTGACCGCACGTTGCGTGTCGGCACCTTCCTCGGCCTCGGTGGAGGTGGCCAGCTCCACCACGCCCTGCACCTCGGCGGTCGCCGGTGGGTAGATGAACTCGGCATTGCCGAACTCGATCAGCCCGGTATCGACTTCGCTGAAGCGGGTATCGGTGGAGAGCAACAGCATCGAGGCCGCAGTCTTCTCCATGATCGGATCGGCCTGGCCAAAGGTGGCGAACAGCGTGCCGTCGCCCAGGTACAGGCCGAAGCCTCGCAGGCTGTAGGCACTGGCGCTGTCGTCACGGATCGTGACGTGCAGTGTGTCATCGCCAACGGCCTTGCCACCGAACGTCAGGACACGCTTGATTTCGCCGGGCAGTGCAGTCAGCCCCGCCGATGGCGTGAACGCCGTGGAGGTCAGGCCGATCTCGGTGATCAGTACGGCACTGGTGCCGGTATTGGGGGGATTGACCAGCTTGGCGAAGCCGGCGTCGGTGATTTTCAAGCGCATGCGGGGTTTACTCTCCGATCAGTTGGATGCGGCGGAAGGTGGTGCCACGGGCTCCTGCAAGCGCACCGATCTCGGCGCTGGCCTGCATGCCCTGGGTGAACGTGAAATGCGATCGCACCGGCTTGGTGCGGGTGATCTCGCCGATCACGTCGTCGACGAACTTGGCGGTTGCGGTCTCGCCGCCCTGGTTGGCGATGGTCATCACCGCTTCGAAGGTGTGAGGTGCGCCTTGCGGCTGCATCTCCCACCATTCGCGGATCAGGATCGAGCCACCGAACGCGGCGACAACGTCGCGCACGCTGCCCCACGTGCCCTTGCGGCGCTGGATCGCGATTGCCGCGCGCACGCGTGCACGCTTCACCTTGTCGGGCCAGTAGGCCTTCCATTCGTCGACTGACAGTGCCCAGGCCAGCCAGGGCAACAGCGCGGCCGGGCAGCGGTCGGCATCCCACAGTGCGGTGATGTCCACCGGCAGCGGGCGTGTGACCGCTGCGCGCGCCAGGGCCTGCTCGCTACGGGTGGAGTTGGGGGGCAACAGATGTGCGGCAGCAGGTACGCTGACCAGCGCATCGCCATCGATGATCGCGCCGGGGGGAGGCAGGTAGTTCAAGGTGACTACGTTGCCGGCCATGCTGTAGTCGATCCTTGTCATGGGTTGCGCGACGGCATGGATGTAGCTCGTCGCCACAGGGCCTGCTTCGGCCTGTGTGCCCCATACGTGGATGCGGCTGTCCGGCTTCAGGCCAGAGTTCCCGGCTGCCAGCCGATCCAGCACGATGCTCATGCCGCGTGGTGGGTCATCCGCAGTGGCGGTGTAGGTGTAGCTGTAACGCCTCCACTCGGTACCCACCTGCAGCTGGGTCCTGCCTGGGCCGGTCGTGCGCATGCCGAAGCCGATGACGCACGGCTCGGTTGCGCGCAGCCAGACGCTGATGGTGCGGACGGCGCCATCGGGAAACGCGCTTCCATCTTCGTCCACCAGGCCGGTGAAGCGCTGCCCTGGCCCGCCGATCGCATCGGAGGCAGGGAAGGAGAAGGCATTGGGGCTGCCATCAGGCGCGAATGACCCGGCAGACAGATTGGCAGGCTTGACGTAGTAGCCCGTCCAGCGGGGCACGTTGAAGGTTGCCGATAAGCGCTGCAGGTTGCGTCTTGGCGTGTCCGACAACTTCAGGCGCCCCTGCCAGTCGGTGCGGTACACCGACTGCAGGGAAGCCAGGGCGCCACCCGGATGACGGAACTGAAGGTTCTGCCCATCGACCGCACCGCGCAGGCGTGCGTTGATCAGGCGCGTGGTGGGATCACTCATCGTTGCCGCCATGGGTCAGGATCACCGTGCTGCAGTGAGTGGCCTGGGTGCGGTCTACCACTACATCAGCCAATGGGCTGGCGATCTCCACGCGCTGCACACCCTCGGCATGCAACGCGGCGAACAGGCCCGAGCGGGTCACGTCGCGGCCCAGGCGATGCGACTCGGCGATGTAGCGGTCCAGGCGCGTGCGGGCCTCGCCCAGTACCACCTGCGAGTCCGGGCCGGCGAAGGTGTAGAGCGTGGCGTTGATCGCGTAGTTGACGATCTCCGCCGACCGCACCAGCACGTGGTCGGTCAGCGGGCGCACGTCGGCCGCGCTGAGCTTTGCTTCCACTGCATCAAGCAGGCCCTGGGAAGCGGCACCATTGGCTTCGCGCGACAGCACCGAAACCACCACCACACCGGGTGAGGAGCTGGTCGCGCTGGCGTCGAGCACGCGGGCGTCGGCGCTAAGGGCGTGGAAGATGTAGGCGCCCTCCGGCCCGGCCACGCTGAAGCCTTCCGGGCCCAGCTGGATGCGGCGACGGAAATCCTCATCACCTTCGTAGCGCGGTGGAATGCCCTCATGCGGCTTGCCCGGGTCCAGCACCTGGCGGGCGATGCCGAAGATCGCAGCGAGATGGTCCAGGTCACTGCCGACCGCGTAGGCCAGCATCACGCCACGCGCGGCGTCGTTGACGCGCTGGCGGTCGAGCAGGCGCAGGTAGGTGCAGACCTCCAGGATCTTGAAAGCAGGGTCCGACGGCAGCAGCGCGTCGAAGGTGGGATCCAGGGCCTGCAGCGCGGTCAGCGATTCATCGAACATGGCTTCGAAATCGAGCACTTCGATGACCGCCGGTGCAGGCAGCTGGGACAGATTGACACTGGTGAACGAGCCGGATGCCACGGTTAGCGAACCTCGATTCCTTCGATGGTGATGGCCTCGCCGTCCGGCAGGTGGATCCCGGTCACTGCCAGGATCATCACGCCGGGGGCGGGGAGGGAGACGTCGACGTTCTCGACGTGGAGCCGCGGTTCCCATCGCGCCAGGGCGTCGACGGTGGCGGCAATCAGGTCCATGCGCAGCGAGCGATTGGTGGGCGCATCGATCAGTTCGAACACGCGTGAGCCGTACTCGCGGCGCAGTACACGGGAGCCAAGGGGCGTGGTGAGAATGTCACGCACGGACTGGTGCAGATGGGCCAGCCCATCCAGGGATTTGCCGGTGTTGGCGTCGATTCCTCGCATGGTCTCTATCGTCGTGGAGTGCAGGTTTTGAGGGCATTGCAGGCGTGGCCGGTCAGGCCTGGGCCGGCGTGGTCGGGGCGGTGGGGCCCTGCGCGGTGTGCTTGTGTGCCTTCAGGCCGATGGCGCCGGCCTTGATCTCCGCCGGGGTGCTGATGTCCTTGCCGGCGGTGATCGCACCTGTCACGTCCAGGTCGCCGGTGGCCTTGATCGACGGTGTATCGAGCAGCACCGATTCACTGGCGATCACCTGCGCGCTTGCACAGGTCACGATGACCTTGCCGTTGCCGACGTTGACGCTGAGCGTGGTGGTTTCCTGGTCGTACTCGACGATGCTGCCGTCGGCGTACTGGGTACGCTGCCGCAAGCGCGAGTCGGCTGGTGCGGCAAAGCGGTCCTGGTACAGGCTGCCCAGCACCAGCGCCTGGCCCGGGTCGCCATAGGGACAGGCCAGCACCACCTGCTCGCCCGGTTCGGGAGCACACCAGCTGCGCGCGCCCGGCCCGGCCCGTCGCTCCAGCCAGGGAATCCAGTCGGTGAGCATGCCGTCGGCATCGACGCGTACGCGCGCTGCGCCTTCGTCGAGCTCGCGCACGACGCCGATCATCAACAGGTTGCCGATGAGCCGTGCGTGCTCGGCGCTCATGGCGCGTGCTCCGGCAGTGGCTGGTAGCGTGGCTCATGGGCGCGGCCGATCTCGGGCGCGAAGCTGTAGAAGGCCTGCGGCACCACGCCGCCGGTGTCCTCCCACGCGTTGCTGCCCAGGGCGATCGGCAGCGACCACTCGACCACCCAGCTGCGGAGACCAGGCTGTGCCGTCGCAACGTCTTCGGGCAACGCGGCGATCACATCGATGGCGCCGCTGGCGGCCCCGGGGAAGCGGCCGAGCTGGTGCAGCCAGGTTGCCAGGGCGACGGCGGCATTGCGTACCTGCAGCGCTGCATCGGCATTGGCCGCTACGACAATGCGTGCCTCGAAGCGCAGCAGGGCGTGCAGCAGGCCGCTGCCGTCGCTGTTTTCCTTGTTGCGATCACAACGGGTCATGGCCAGCAGGCAGGCCGGCATGGGCATGTTGTCCGTGCTGGATTCCCGATAGAACGCAACGGTGGCAAGGCCCGGGAAGTGCGCGCGTATCGCGGTTTCGATGGCGCTGTGCAGCGCGTCGAGCGTCGGAGGTGGGGAATCGGTCGCCATGTCAGCTCATGCAGTGAATGGAAGGAGGGCAGGGCCGGTGCGGCCCATGCGGTCTGCAGCCAGTGTTGCCATCACCGGAGGTGGGCGGCATTGCAGGCGTGACCGCGAGCGGCGGGGTCAGGGCAGGGTCCTGCTGGCGCCGGCTGCAGTGCCGCAGCTGGCAGGCGCGACCGGCAACGCACCGTTGATGGTGAAACCGCGCTGGTTGCCAAGGCTGCACAACAGCGCCCGCAGCTGATCGGCGAGTTCGTGGTATCGGCGCGCGACGGCGACGTGGTTGCGCAGCAGCGCATCGTCGTCGGCGCCCTGCAGGTCCGGCAGCTCAGGGGGTGTCTGCAACTGTGCCGGTGCGATGCTGAGGTCAACGTGGCAGGGCATGGCCGGCGTTGGCTTCGCGCCAGATGCGCACGAACTCAGCATCAGCGTCGCCGCGATCGCGGCCAGGAGTCTTGGCATGGGTGTCGATGTCCCGTTGCAGGGCGTTGAACTGCTGGGTGCGCTCGGCCTGCGTGGCCAGGCGCTGTGATTCGGCCCGGGCGCCGGCCCGGGCATTGGCGAGGTCCTGCTGATGTGCGGCCAGCGCCGTATCAGCGCGGGATGCCTGCTGCGCGGCCTGGGCGCTGGCAACGGCCAGGTCCGCGCTGCGGTCCCGCAGGGTCCACCCCAACCAGGCGCAGCCGGCATGGCTGCCGACGAGCAGCAGCAGGCCGACGCGCAGCCTCAGCGCGAGTGGGGTCATGCCAGGGCTCCACCCGCGGCGCGATAGGCAGCGCGCAGCGTCTCCAGTGTGTGTTCCTTCTGCCCATACCCGGCGCCCGGCAGCGATGCCCAGATGCGCCGTGCTGCGCTGACGGCGGCGTCGAATCGTCCCAGCCGGACCAGCTCGTAGGCACCGCATTGCTTGAGCAGGGCGACCGCGGCGCGATCCTGCGAGACCGGGCCGAAGTCGGGCAGGCCCAGGCGTGCGCGCAGGTCATCCCAGGTACTGCGCAGGAACTGGTAGCGGCCGGCGGCGCTGGATTTGATGCCATAGCGCGGCAGAGACACCAGGACGCGGGGATGGTCGCGGTAGGTTTCGAACAGCTGGCCGCCGACGATCACGTCGTAGCCGCGGTCACGTGAGCGCTGGCCGGGAATGTCGGTACCCTCGGACACCGCCAGCATGTCGAGGAACGCGGCCACGTTGGCACCGCCGAGGGCGCTGGCTGCGGCGGCGGTCATGCGGCCGCCTCCGGCTGCTTGCGCACCAGTGCCAGCAGCGCGTCTATCTGCACGCTCTGCTGGGCGATCTGTGCACGCAGGGCGTTGACCTCGCCACGCAGTTGCCCGATCTCCTGCGCCATCGCCTCGCGTTCGTGCATCAGGCCATCGGCGCGGGTGCGCTCGGCGGCGAGCTGCTCCTGCAGGGTGCGCAGGGTGTTGCTGGTGGCTTCATCGGCGGTGCGGTCGACCTTGGCCGACGACAGCCATTGGCGCAGCCACAGCGACACCGCGATCAATACGCCGGAGGTACCGCCCAGGTACTTGGCCCAGTCCGGCAGGCCGGCCAGCAGATCGCTCTCGTTCATGCGCGTGCGTATCCCTTCAGCAGGGCCGGGTGCACCGCCGGCGGTGGCGTGGAGCGGGCGCCACGCAGGGCGCGCTTGATGGTGGTCTGCGAGACGCCGAATTCACGCGCGACGTGGTCGCGTGGCATGCCGCTGGCGACGGCATGTGCGATCTGTTCGCGGCGCTGATGCGCCCCGGCGGCGAAGCAGGACGCCAGGAACAGCAGCTCGCCACCGAAGTGCGCGACCAGCCGCTGGGCGACGTCGCGGCCGAGGATGTCGATCAGGCGATGCTGGTCGGGCAGGGTGGATGGAACGTAGACGATGACGCGGTGGCGGCCGGTGGTGCTGGAGGTGGTCGGCGGCCACGCACGCACCAGCGTGAGGGCCGCGGATTCGCCGATGACCTCGGCGAGGGTCTGGATGCTGTCGGGCAGGGCGTTCATGAGGGGTGTCGTCAGTGGCATTGATCTCCACTGTTGCCATCCCGCCCTCTCGGTCAACACCTTTCATCTACTTTCGGTGCGATGTGCTGAAGGCATTCAATGAGCCTGAGCACAGGTGAGGAGTACGCTGCGGATGCCTGCAACGGTTGCTGCCGGGCGGCCATTGCTGCGGTTGTTTTCCGTAATCCTGTACTCGCTGTCCTCACCCCGGGGAAACAGAGGCAGGTCAAGGGAACGCGGTGGGGATGGGGTGAGGATGGCCCCCCGCAGCTCGTCCTCATGCACGGGCGCAGGCCCGGAAACGAAAAAGCCCCGGACGATGCCGGGGCTTCAGGATTGCAGGTGGGGCTGGGTCAAAGGTCGAACACCAGGTTGCCGCCGGTCTTGCGTGGGATGTAGCCGGCGTCGCGCAACCAGCGCGCCGCGTTGACCTGGTCCATGCGCTTGACCGGAAAGCGGTTGGCGAACATCAGGAAGCGCGCCACCGTGATCGATTCACCCTTGCCCTTCAGGGCGGCCAGGGTTTCGGTGAACCACGGTGCGGGCGGCTGCTGCCTGCCGGGCCGGGCCACGGTACGGGCCTGCGTCGTGCTGCCATCGCCCGCCTGGGCGCAGGCCTGCGAGCACAGCGAGATGAAGATCGCATCCAGGCTCACGATGTCCTTGCCACCCTTGGGCTGGGACTTGAACAATTCGATGGCCTTCAGGCGCGTCGACGCGAACTGTTCGACCTCCATGGCGTTTCCTCTCTGCGAAAATGGGTGGGGGATGCAGGGTGACGACAGGTGTCGTCGGTGA from the Stenotrophomonas maltophilia genome contains:
- a CDS encoding phage major tail tube protein; translated protein: MARNVRKNFNFYVDGKGYAGNVESFTAPKLTLKTEDFQAGGMFAPTEITLGHEKLEAEAVLIADDPDIMGKFHVVESKEYSFTAREALESSDGSITAVVHNMRGKVKAIDRGESKSGEKGTVKISLALNYYKLTHGPLVVQELDVVNMIAKQNGVDMLAGLRSALGI
- a CDS encoding phage tail sheath C-terminal domain-containing protein; amino-acid sequence: MAEFLHGVQVVNIDGGSRSIAVASTSVIGIVGTAPRADKTAFPYNTPVLVTSRSQAAKLLANAATEVDDGTLPGQLDAIFDQSNAVVVVIRVEKGATENDTLANVLGGVNAQTGAYTGVHALLASKSVVGIKPRILAVPGFTHTHEKRDTELLANPVVAELLGIADKLRAVIIKDGPNSNDEAAKSTTALTGSKRVYVVDPALLVQSGDAIVTRYASGAVAGAIARSDNERGWWASPSNLELNGVVGTARAIDFGLSDATSRANLLNQSNVATIIREGGFRLWGNRTASSDQKWQFLCVVRTADIIADSLEAAHLWAVDRGISKTYVDDVREGVNAFLRGLKTQGAILGGNCWIDPDLNAADSVAQGRFYWDFDFTPTYPGEQLTFRMHMNNNYVSEIF
- a CDS encoding tail fiber protein — protein: MRLKITDAGFAKLVNPPNTGTSAVLITEIGLTSTAFTPSAGLTALPGEIKRVLTFGGKAVGDDTLHVTIRDDSASAYSLRGFGLYLGDGTLFATFGQADPIMEKTAASMLLLSTDTRFSEVDTGLIEFGNAEFIYPPATAEVQGVVELATSTEAEEGADTQRAVTPRGLRAFIDKRLGASAPTQLVRTLLSIATEAAFRSALGLKSAALKDEGADKGLDADLLDGRHGTHYLDWRNMTGVPSSVHVPGQVILFAGATAPNGMLLCNGAAVPRASYPALFAAIGTRYGAGDGATTFNLPAMQEGTVVTHTLNPEAVGSFTQGEVIRHAHSASTATAGNHSHAISVGAGGAHSHGASASAVGDHAHGAWTDSQGHHAHTGGTSWIGDHQHLTAFAESGTTYPWGADYNNHVGSRGNLDYDNPWPNTSPAGGHAHSFTTDGAGGHGHNIGMNGAGGHSHTISIAQVGDHGHTASAADAGAHTHAIVVETSGGERNLPAGLRMIYCIAY
- a CDS encoding phage tail protein I, yielding MSDPTTRLINARLRGAVDGQNLQFRHPGGALASLQSVYRTDWQGRLKLSDTPRRNLQRLSATFNVPRWTGYYVKPANLSAGSFAPDGSPNAFSFPASDAIGGPGQRFTGLVDEDGSAFPDGAVRTISVWLRATEPCVIGFGMRTTGPGRTQLQVGTEWRRYSYTYTATADDPPRGMSIVLDRLAAGNSGLKPDSRIHVWGTQAEAGPVATSYIHAVAQPMTRIDYSMAGNVVTLNYLPPPGAIIDGDALVSVPAAAHLLPPNSTRSEQALARAAVTRPLPVDITALWDADRCPAALLPWLAWALSVDEWKAYWPDKVKRARVRAAIAIQRRKGTWGSVRDVVAAFGGSILIREWWEMQPQGAPHTFEAVMTIANQGGETATAKFVDDVIGEITRTKPVRSHFTFTQGMQASAEIGALAGARGTTFRRIQLIGE
- a CDS encoding baseplate assembly protein, with amino-acid sequence MASGSFTSVNLSQLPAPAVIEVLDFEAMFDESLTALQALDPTFDALLPSDPAFKILEVCTYLRLLDRQRVNDAARGVMLAYAVGSDLDHLAAIFGIARQVLDPGKPHEGIPPRYEGDEDFRRRIQLGPEGFSVAGPEGAYIFHALSADARVLDASATSSSPGVVVVSVLSREANGAASQGLLDAVEAKLSAADVRPLTDHVLVRSAEIVNYAINATLYTFAGPDSQVVLGEARTRLDRYIAESHRLGRDVTRSGLFAALHAEGVQRVEIASPLADVVVDRTQATHCSTVILTHGGNDE
- a CDS encoding GPW/gp25 family protein; its protein translation is MRGIDANTGKSLDGLAHLHQSVRDILTTPLGSRVLRREYGSRVFELIDAPTNRSLRMDLIAATVDALARWEPRLHVENVDVSLPAPGVMILAVTGIHLPDGEAITIEGIEVR
- a CDS encoding phage baseplate assembly protein V; the encoded protein is MSAEHARLIGNLLMIGVVRELDEGAARVRVDADGMLTDWIPWLERRAGPGARSWCAPEPGEQVVLACPYGDPGQALVLGSLYQDRFAAPADSRLRQRTQYADGSIVEYDQETTTLSVNVGNGKVIVTCASAQVIASESVLLDTPSIKATGDLDVTGAITAGKDISTPAEIKAGAIGLKAHKHTAQGPTAPTTPAQA
- a CDS encoding glycoside hydrolase family 24 protein: MTAAAASALGGANVAAFLDMLAVSEGTDIPGQRSRDRGYDVIVGGQLFETYRDHPRVLVSLPRYGIKSSAAGRYQFLRSTWDDLRARLGLPDFGPVSQDRAAVALLKQCGAYELVRLGRFDAAVSAARRIWASLPGAGYGQKEHTLETLRAAYRAAGGALA
- a CDS encoding Mor transcription activator family protein, which produces MNALPDSIQTLAEVIGESAALTLVRAWPPTTSSTTGRHRVIVYVPSTLPDQHRLIDILGRDVAQRLVAHFGGELLFLASCFAAGAHQRREQIAHAVASGMPRDHVAREFGVSQTTIKRALRGARSTPPPAVHPALLKGYARA